Proteins encoded within one genomic window of Thermoanaerobaculia bacterium:
- a CDS encoding ferritin family protein: MTTIETRFTGAEIFNIAIQMEQAGATFYSEAAVNSQDVKVAKFLDQMSEMELKHLHRFEELKDCFHQHVAGKPSEKSELISDYLQSWLEGHVFKSGERMEAFFTEHPSLEETLWKAVGMEKDSISFYHGLREYATTEQDRKVISRIIEEELMHVVALGKLLTSIRNREKQVAIEDLLRYLDESPTCKA; this comes from the coding sequence ATGACAACCATCGAGACCCGGTTTACTGGCGCGGAAATCTTCAACATCGCGATTCAGATGGAGCAAGCGGGGGCAACCTTTTACAGTGAGGCCGCCGTCAATTCCCAGGACGTAAAAGTTGCAAAATTTCTGGACCAGATGTCTGAAATGGAGCTGAAGCACCTGCACCGTTTCGAGGAGTTGAAAGACTGCTTCCATCAGCATGTCGCGGGAAAACCATCAGAAAAATCTGAGCTTATCTCCGATTACCTCCAATCCTGGCTGGAGGGCCATGTCTTTAAATCGGGAGAAAGGATGGAGGCCTTTTTCACGGAACATCCATCTCTTGAGGAGACGCTCTGGAAGGCCGTCGGGATGGAGAAAGATTCCATCTCGTTCTATCATGGACTTCGGGAATATGCCACAACCGAACAGGACCGTAAGGTGATCAGCCGGATTATCGAGGAAGAGCTGATGCACGTTGTGGCCCTGGGAAAGCTCCTCACTTCCATTCGTAACAGGGAAAAACAGGTCGCCATCGAAGACCTTCTCCGGTACCTCGACGAATCCCCCACCTGCAAAGCGTAA
- a CDS encoding DsrE family protein gives MRGLRCWLFVGSLVLILVGCKCREEGKPEPIPRDGVFIHISHGAEDPHRVLMGLNMAIKMAESHDVAVYFDIKGVEVVLRDAHDLFMEPFPSSKEALSTLMEKGVMVCACPGCLQAAGKSSEDLAEGIHVANKDHFFSFTKGRILTLDY, from the coding sequence ATGAGGGGCTTACGATGCTGGCTGTTCGTAGGATCGCTGGTACTGATTCTGGTTGGATGCAAGTGCAGGGAAGAAGGAAAACCGGAACCAATCCCGAGGGATGGGGTCTTCATTCATATTTCACACGGAGCCGAAGATCCTCATCGGGTCCTTATGGGGTTGAACATGGCGATCAAAATGGCGGAGAGCCACGATGTCGCGGTCTATTTTGATATCAAGGGCGTCGAAGTGGTTCTCCGGGATGCCCATGATCTCTTCATGGAACCCTTCCCATCGTCAAAGGAGGCTCTCTCCACCCTCATGGAAAAGGGAGTCATGGTGTGCGCGTGTCCGGGATGCCTTCAGGCGGCGGGCAAAAGTTCCGAGGATCTGGCAGAAGGCATTCACGTGGCCAATAAAGACCATTTCTTTTCCTTTACAAAGGGGAGAATTTTGACACTGGACTACTAA
- a CDS encoding PASTA domain-containing protein encodes MFRKLVYLVFASILFAVTFWFGFTWTLHTGRTRVPDLVGIPLDRAEQALKEIGLVLVLDTGLATPSDSIPGGAVAAQDPKGGRQAVRGSEVRVGLSLGLQQIAVPDLKGKNVQEAKFILMKQQLRIDSIAQMPFPGDPGRIIAHFPSEGTLVSRDTPVQILVASPTPVQAYVMPNCLGKNLEPVRRAFEIRGITISGVREKSMEAYPEGIILHQFPLPGHPVRPGDVVSFTVNTGGSNG; translated from the coding sequence ATGTTTCGAAAATTGGTCTACCTGGTATTCGCTTCGATTCTTTTTGCCGTGACCTTCTGGTTCGGTTTCACGTGGACCCTGCACACCGGGCGGACGCGGGTGCCGGACCTTGTAGGGATTCCGCTGGATCGGGCGGAGCAGGCCCTCAAGGAAATCGGACTGGTACTGGTTCTGGATACGGGCCTTGCAACACCTTCGGATTCAATTCCCGGAGGAGCCGTGGCGGCCCAGGACCCCAAGGGGGGCCGACAGGCGGTCCGGGGATCCGAGGTTAGGGTTGGCCTCAGTCTTGGACTCCAGCAAATCGCGGTTCCTGATCTTAAGGGAAAAAATGTCCAGGAGGCCAAATTTATTCTTATGAAGCAGCAGCTGCGGATCGATTCCATTGCGCAAATGCCTTTTCCCGGTGACCCCGGCCGAATCATTGCACACTTTCCCTCCGAAGGCACGCTTGTCTCGAGGGATACGCCGGTTCAGATTCTTGTGGCCTCTCCAACTCCCGTGCAGGCTTATGTCATGCCCAACTGTCTGGGAAAAAACCTGGAACCGGTTCGACGTGCCTTTGAAATTCGCGGAATTACGATCTCCGGTGTCCGAGAGAAATCCATGGAAGCCTATCCGGAAGGTATCATCCTCCACCAGTTCCCCCTTCCCGGTCACCCCGTTCGTCCCGGAGATGTGGTCTCCTTCACCGTAAATACAGGAGGATCGAATGGCTGA
- the rpe gene encoding ribulose-phosphate 3-epimerase yields MAEHPLIAPSILSADFARLGNDLERMARAGASLIHVDVMDGVFVPNITIGPPVVRALKQSTEVPLDVHLMIVHPQNFIDAFADAGTSWLTVHVEAESHLHRCLDHIRKRGMKAGVSLNPGTALSVLDGCLPYVDLVLLMSVNPGFGGQSFIPESMDRIRELAERRAGHGLDFLISVDGGVNLDNAPDLVRCGADVLVAGNAIFGSTHPEDTLRQFMSIRRTL; encoded by the coding sequence ATGGCTGAACATCCCCTGATTGCTCCCTCGATTCTCTCGGCTGACTTTGCCCGTCTCGGTAACGACCTCGAACGAATGGCCCGTGCCGGAGCCTCCCTGATCCATGTCGATGTCATGGATGGAGTTTTTGTACCCAACATCACGATCGGTCCTCCGGTGGTTCGAGCCCTGAAACAGAGTACCGAAGTACCTCTGGATGTCCATCTCATGATTGTTCACCCTCAGAATTTTATCGATGCCTTTGCCGATGCCGGGACCTCATGGCTTACGGTGCACGTCGAAGCGGAGTCCCACCTCCATCGTTGTCTGGACCACATCCGTAAGAGGGGAATGAAGGCCGGAGTATCTCTGAATCCGGGAACAGCTCTTTCTGTGCTCGATGGATGTTTGCCTTACGTGGACCTGGTCCTTTTGATGTCGGTAAATCCAGGGTTTGGTGGTCAGTCCTTTATCCCGGAATCAATGGATCGAATCCGGGAACTGGCAGAACGCCGCGCCGGCCATGGGCTCGATTTTCTCATCTCCGTCGATGGAGGCGTAAACCTGGATAACGCTCCCGATCTGGTCCGATGCGGGGCGGATGTCCTCGTGGCTGGAAATGCTATTTTTGGAAGTACCCATCCGGAGGACACTCTCCGTCAATTTATGTCCATCAGGAGGACTCTGTGA
- the bamD gene encoding outer membrane protein assembly factor BamD, giving the protein MKTIVWAIALISLMTACKTTDREQEILNQITNLSSEEILEQGDALMAQQNYEDARVYYRFIYENFPNSPQSTKALIGLADSLYQEGGLDNIVQAFFRYQDFYNRFPQAAEAEEALYMMGVTTLYQKLKPTLDTQKTREAMTYFSRYEEMFPDGKYLKEARASFNECKEVLARHEYEVAYFYFRRKAFESSLERLNFLYKSYPTTEAAKDGKILEETVQKALAEREK; this is encoded by the coding sequence GTGAAGACGATCGTATGGGCGATAGCCTTGATTTCTCTCATGACAGCCTGCAAAACCACAGACAGGGAACAGGAAATTCTAAACCAGATCACCAACCTCTCCTCCGAAGAGATCCTGGAGCAGGGCGATGCACTCATGGCACAGCAAAATTACGAGGATGCGAGGGTCTATTACCGGTTCATCTATGAAAACTTTCCCAACAGCCCCCAGAGCACCAAGGCCCTGATCGGGCTGGCTGACAGTCTCTATCAGGAAGGCGGTCTGGACAACATCGTGCAGGCTTTTTTCCGATATCAGGATTTCTATAACCGATTCCCCCAGGCGGCAGAAGCCGAAGAAGCTCTCTACATGATGGGAGTCACAACCCTGTATCAGAAGCTGAAACCGACGCTCGATACACAGAAAACGCGGGAAGCGATGACCTATTTTTCCCGGTACGAAGAGATGTTTCCCGACGGTAAATATCTGAAGGAAGCCCGGGCATCGTTCAATGAATGCAAGGAAGTCCTTGCACGGCACGAATACGAAGTCGCCTACTTCTATTTCCGAAGGAAGGCCTTCGAGTCTTCTCTTGAACGACTGAACTTTCTTTACAAATCCTATCCAACGACTGAAGCGGCAAAAGACGGTAAGATCCTGGAAGAAACGGTTCAGAAGGCACTGGCGGAAAGGGAAAAATAG
- a CDS encoding PAS domain S-box protein encodes MVTHRRTIHVLLIDSSKEDYSTIQNLLSTIRRERFDLTWAQTLEKARDHLEQERPDIILLDLSRRQFIDENAFQSIQFFASKIPVIVIIDPDDETMAMEAVLGGAQGHLVLSHINSNLLVLAIVSAIERKWTEEALHHLLDLEKLMTLISTHFINVGQREIESAIARTLETIGKFSQVDRCYIYLFSENLQTLTLSHQWAMPDLPLRRAQGTPIVMEMIPETSKLFLSGNPLNIAAPGDILPEIKHELVVMGAEDARSTIAVPMKYGETVVGCVGLDSIRSPRRWGEEDFNLLTMVGEIFANTLGRMRVEQQLHLLTTALQVAAHGVVITDEKGLFQWVNQAFTKLTGYEPEEVIGQSARILKSGHHDDAFYADIWKTVTSGKTWLGEIVNRRKDGSLYTEEQTITPVKQAGYRITHFIAIKQDITERKIAEETLKKSEERYRSLFENAVLGIYQTTPDGKIIAANPALIKMLGFSSFEEMAFLGLDATGYSDAQTRKLFQEIMEKDGSLQGFETVWRRKDGSQLYIRESATAIKNREGRVLYYEGVVEDITETRRATMETARIASELAQLIDTANAPIFGIDASGRINEWNQAAATLTNISKSNALGKDLLRNFIPTHHRDKVQEVLRKSLEGRSTSNFELPILTRDGRHAVVLLNATPRRDCEGMIVGVIGVGQDITARKEVERMKDEFVSIVSHELRTPLTSIHGSLGLLAEGLAGDLPAEARELISIALNSSRRLVLLTNDILDIQQIESGSMVYNFRAVDLTALVVQSLSAIRDYGNQFTVSFDLVDQPGPIWIHADPDRISQVMTNLLSNAAKFSPPGDTVRVTITVKQESVRVSVSDHGSGIPKEFQDRIFEKFARVRMSRSRQRGGTGLGLNICKAIVERHGGTISFESEVNVGTTFFFELPREMNDAAAP; translated from the coding sequence ATGGTGACACATCGACGAACGATTCACGTCCTGCTTATCGATTCCAGCAAAGAAGATTATTCAACCATCCAGAATCTTCTTTCTACCATACGCCGGGAACGATTTGATCTGACCTGGGCACAGACTCTTGAAAAGGCCCGGGACCATCTGGAACAGGAAAGACCGGACATCATCCTTCTGGATCTTTCACGCCGGCAATTCATTGATGAGAACGCCTTTCAGAGTATTCAGTTTTTCGCGTCCAAAATTCCGGTCATTGTCATCATCGACCCTGACGATGAGACCATGGCCATGGAGGCGGTTCTGGGAGGAGCTCAGGGACATCTTGTCCTGTCCCACATCAACAGTAACCTGCTGGTTCTTGCGATCGTCAGTGCCATAGAAAGAAAGTGGACCGAGGAGGCTCTTCACCACCTTCTGGATCTAGAGAAACTCATGACGCTGATTTCGACCCACTTTATTAACGTTGGACAGCGTGAGATCGAATCCGCGATTGCAAGAACTCTCGAAACGATTGGAAAGTTCAGCCAGGTGGATCGATGCTATATCTACCTCTTCAGTGAAAACCTTCAGACTCTTACCCTTTCTCACCAGTGGGCCATGCCCGATCTTCCCCTTCGCCGTGCCCAGGGAACTCCGATCGTCATGGAAATGATTCCCGAAACATCAAAACTCTTTCTTTCCGGGAACCCCTTGAACATTGCGGCTCCTGGCGATATCCTCCCCGAGATCAAGCATGAACTTGTGGTCATGGGGGCGGAGGATGCCAGGTCCACAATCGCCGTTCCCATGAAGTACGGGGAGACCGTCGTTGGATGTGTGGGGCTCGATTCGATCCGATCCCCTCGAAGGTGGGGAGAAGAGGATTTCAACCTTCTGACCATGGTCGGGGAAATCTTTGCCAACACACTCGGCCGCATGAGGGTGGAACAGCAGTTGCACCTTCTCACGACGGCCCTTCAGGTCGCCGCTCACGGTGTGGTGATCACCGATGAGAAGGGGCTTTTCCAGTGGGTAAACCAGGCCTTCACCAAACTTACAGGATATGAGCCCGAAGAGGTGATTGGGCAGTCCGCAAGGATTTTGAAATCGGGCCATCACGACGATGCTTTTTACGCAGATATCTGGAAAACCGTGACATCCGGAAAAACGTGGCTTGGGGAAATCGTCAATCGGAGAAAGGATGGCTCTCTCTATACCGAGGAGCAGACGATCACCCCCGTAAAGCAGGCCGGCTATCGGATTACGCATTTTATCGCCATCAAACAGGACATCACGGAGAGGAAGATTGCCGAGGAAACGTTAAAAAAGAGTGAGGAACGTTATCGCAGTCTCTTTGAAAACGCCGTTCTGGGTATCTACCAGACCACCCCGGATGGAAAGATCATTGCCGCAAATCCTGCTCTTATCAAGATGCTCGGTTTTTCGTCCTTTGAGGAGATGGCGTTCTTAGGTCTGGACGCCACCGGATATTCCGATGCACAAACCCGGAAACTTTTCCAGGAAATCATGGAGAAAGACGGAAGTCTTCAGGGCTTCGAGACGGTCTGGAGGCGTAAGGACGGTTCTCAGCTCTATATCCGGGAAAGCGCAACAGCGATCAAAAACAGGGAAGGGCGGGTCCTCTATTACGAGGGCGTGGTCGAAGATATCACGGAAACACGGCGGGCAACGATGGAAACTGCCCGGATCGCCTCGGAACTGGCCCAGCTTATTGATACAGCCAATGCTCCAATCTTTGGAATTGATGCCTCAGGCAGGATCAACGAATGGAACCAGGCGGCCGCCACGTTGACCAACATTTCAAAATCGAACGCCCTGGGAAAGGATCTCCTGCGAAATTTCATCCCGACTCATCACAGAGACAAGGTTCAGGAGGTACTCAGAAAGTCGCTGGAAGGGCGATCAACCTCCAATTTTGAGCTCCCCATTCTGACTCGTGATGGAAGACATGCCGTTGTCCTTCTGAACGCCACGCCGAGACGGGACTGCGAAGGAATGATCGTCGGCGTCATAGGCGTGGGGCAGGATATTACCGCCCGAAAAGAAGTCGAACGGATGAAGGATGAATTTGTCTCCATCGTAAGTCACGAACTGAGAACACCCCTCACGTCGATCCATGGATCTCTTGGTCTCCTGGCCGAGGGACTGGCCGGAGATCTTCCCGCTGAAGCAAGGGAGCTGATCTCGATCGCTTTGAATTCGAGCCGTCGACTGGTTCTGCTCACCAACGACATTCTGGATATTCAGCAGATTGAATCAGGCAGTATGGTGTACAACTTTCGCGCGGTCGATCTTACGGCCCTTGTTGTTCAGTCTCTCTCGGCCATTCGGGATTATGGCAACCAGTTCACCGTGTCCTTTGACCTGGTCGACCAACCCGGACCGATCTGGATCCATGCCGATCCGGATAGAATCAGCCAGGTCATGACCAATCTCCTCTCCAATGCCGCAAAATTTTCGCCGCCGGGTGATACCGTACGGGTGACCATCACAGTAAAACAGGAATCCGTTCGGGTCTCGGTCTCCGATCACGGAAGCGGCATCCCTAAGGAGTTTCAGGATCGGATCTTCGAAAAGTTTGCCCGTGTGCGGATGAGTCGAAGCCGTCAACGGGGAGGCACAGGGCTGGGTCTCAATATCTGCAAAGCAATTGTTGAGCGCCATGGAGGAACCATCTCTTTCGAGTCCGAAGTGAATGTGGGGACAACCTTTTTCTTTGAGCTGCCCCGTGAGATGAACGATGCCGCAGCTCCGTAA
- a CDS encoding BLUF domain-containing protein, producing MKRIKYLSRFAQPMTTQDLDDLVRISEENNRKLHVSGFLMTAGGIFFQVIEGPDEAIDGLWEKIMQDDRHRDVLPLSIESGIHDRLFPDWSMKKIDLNEMTNTRLEPLRALLETVMTLRKSADDLLGVLERSAWNELTN from the coding sequence ATGAAACGAATCAAGTACCTCAGCAGGTTTGCTCAACCCATGACCACCCAAGACCTGGACGATCTGGTCCGAATTTCCGAGGAAAACAACCGAAAGCTTCATGTGTCGGGTTTCCTTATGACCGCCGGAGGAATATTTTTCCAGGTAATTGAAGGCCCCGATGAAGCGATCGATGGGCTCTGGGAAAAGATCATGCAGGACGATCGCCATCGTGATGTCCTTCCGTTAAGTATCGAATCGGGAATCCACGATCGCCTCTTCCCGGACTGGTCGATGAAAAAAATCGATCTGAATGAAATGACGAACACCCGGCTTGAACCCCTGCGAGCCCTCCTGGAAACGGTCATGACGCTCAGGAAATCCGCCGATGATCTTCTCGGAGTCCTTGAACGCTCCGCCTGGAACGAGCTCACCAACTGA